In a genomic window of Streptomyces sp. NBC_01231:
- the thrS gene encoding threonine--tRNA ligase gives MYDHRRLGRDLDLFDTDPLMGAGLPYWLPDGAVVRHALEEYVREAERAAGYRHVYSPVLGKRELYEISGHWSHYSEDMFPPMALGAEEVVLRPSLCPHHALIYRSRSHSYRELPLRMAELGGMYRSEPSGVLGGLTRVRSIQLNDAHIFCTLDQAAAEAKAALELIGRAYADLGIRAARHRLSLPGEGGKYVADPQLWQRATALLREVLDASGVEYDAVEGEAAFYGPKIDVQITDPAGRESTLSTVQIDFHQPERFDLHYIGADGAKHRPVMVHRSIIGSVERAVAHLIEEHGGAFPAWLAPVQLAVLPVAEAQEEQAHEVVRQALARGLRAELHGPGEGTLGARIRAARLVPYQAVVGQREADGGLAAVRLRDGRRPGAVPVGELLDRIAARVGDRGTELWAAV, from the coding sequence GTGTACGACCACCGACGACTCGGCCGTGATCTCGACCTGTTCGACACCGACCCGCTGATGGGCGCGGGGCTGCCGTACTGGCTGCCCGACGGGGCCGTCGTACGGCACGCCCTGGAGGAGTACGTCCGGGAGGCGGAGCGCGCCGCCGGGTACCGGCACGTGTACTCGCCCGTCCTCGGCAAGCGGGAGCTGTACGAGATCTCGGGCCACTGGTCCCACTACAGCGAGGACATGTTCCCGCCGATGGCACTGGGCGCGGAGGAGGTCGTGCTGCGGCCCAGCCTCTGTCCCCACCACGCGCTCATCTACCGCTCCCGCTCCCACAGCTACCGCGAACTACCCCTTAGAATGGCCGAGTTGGGCGGCATGTACCGCTCCGAGCCGTCCGGGGTGCTCGGCGGTCTGACCCGCGTGCGGTCGATCCAGCTCAACGACGCCCACATCTTCTGCACCCTGGACCAGGCCGCGGCCGAGGCCAAAGCCGCCCTGGAGCTGATCGGCCGTGCCTACGCCGACCTCGGTATCCGCGCCGCCCGCCACCGGCTGTCCCTCCCGGGCGAGGGCGGCAAGTACGTCGCCGACCCGCAACTGTGGCAGCGGGCCACCGCGTTGCTGAGGGAGGTGCTCGACGCCTCCGGCGTGGAGTACGACGCCGTCGAGGGCGAGGCCGCGTTCTACGGCCCGAAGATCGACGTGCAGATCACCGACCCCGCCGGCCGCGAGTCCACCCTCTCCACCGTCCAGATCGACTTCCACCAGCCCGAACGCTTCGACCTGCACTACATCGGCGCCGACGGGGCGAAACACCGGCCCGTCATGGTGCACCGCAGCATCATCGGCAGCGTGGAACGGGCGGTCGCCCACCTCATCGAGGAACACGGCGGCGCGTTCCCGGCCTGGCTGGCCCCCGTGCAGCTGGCGGTGCTGCCGGTGGCCGAGGCACAGGAGGAACAGGCCCACGAGGTCGTACGGCAGGCCCTGGCCCGGGGTCTGCGGGCGGAACTCCACGGCCCCGGCGAGGGCACTCTCGGCGCCAGGATCCGCGCGGCGCGGCTCGTGCCGTACCAGGCGGTGGTCGGGCAACGGGAGGCCGACGGCGGGCTGGCGGCCGTACGGCTGAGGGACGGCAGGCGCCCCGGGGCGGTACCCGTCGGGGAGCTGCTGGACCGGATCGCCGCCCGCGTCGGCGATCGCGGCACCGAACTGTGGGCGGCTGTGTAG
- a CDS encoding alpha/beta hydrolase, with protein sequence MAPFQEFLAYADKGTDTSRVPLVLVHGHPFDHTMWAPQIAEFSTTRRVIAPDLRGYGASPHTPAVTRFTRFAQDIEELLDDLKVETFVLAGLSMGGQIAMDGYRRFGDRVRGLVLADTFPAAETPDGKRARDAMADRLLEEGMRGYADEVLDKMVAPYADAEVKAHVHRMMTSAPPHGAAAALRARAGRADHRALLTRVTVPALVVVGADDLYTPVSDAQDMHAALPHSTLRIIEGAAHLPNLERPAEFNKALGEFLARVDATS encoded by the coding sequence ATGGCCCCTTTCCAGGAGTTCCTCGCATACGCCGACAAAGGCACCGACACCTCCCGGGTACCCCTGGTTCTGGTCCACGGTCATCCCTTCGACCACACGATGTGGGCCCCGCAGATCGCGGAGTTCTCCACCACCCGCCGGGTGATCGCCCCCGACCTGCGCGGCTACGGCGCCTCCCCGCACACCCCCGCCGTCACCCGCTTCACGCGGTTCGCCCAGGACATCGAGGAACTGCTGGACGACCTCAAGGTGGAGACCTTCGTCCTCGCCGGGCTCTCCATGGGCGGCCAGATCGCCATGGACGGCTACCGCCGGTTCGGCGACCGGGTCCGCGGCCTGGTCCTCGCGGACACCTTCCCGGCGGCGGAGACCCCGGACGGCAAACGGGCCCGCGACGCGATGGCGGACCGTCTCCTCGAGGAGGGCATGCGGGGATACGCCGACGAGGTCCTGGACAAGATGGTCGCCCCGTACGCCGACGCCGAGGTCAAGGCCCACGTCCACCGCATGATGACGTCCGCGCCCCCACACGGCGCCGCCGCTGCCCTGCGCGCCCGCGCCGGACGCGCCGACCACCGCGCCCTGCTGACTCGGGTCACCGTCCCCGCGCTGGTCGTCGTGGGCGCCGACGACCTCTACACCCCGGTCTCCGACGCCCAGGACATGCACGCGGCCCTCCCCCACTCCACGCTCCGGATCATCGAGGGCGCCGCCCACCTGCCGAACCTGGAGCGGCCCGCGGAGTTCAACAAGGCGCTGGGGGAGTTCCTGGCGCGGGTGGACGCCACCTCGTAG
- a CDS encoding TIGR03943 family protein, which translates to MRRYGSPLLLVLVGAAVLRISLFSELYLRYVQAALRPYLVVSGVALVLLGLAMAAVRRPAHDDQETARVEGADEGHGEGREGEDGHDHGHGPRVAWLLTLPAVALLLFPPPALGSYSAEREAAQRAAQGVGTFPALPAADPVELTVGQFDSRAIYDSGRSLKARSVRMTGFVTHGDDGTWYVTRLMVTCCAADATTSKVEVRGDDAPPVDSWVTVTGVWHPKGELGADSAWPPVLDATSMKRVKQPADPYEQR; encoded by the coding sequence GTGAGGCGCTACGGCTCCCCCCTGCTCCTGGTCCTGGTCGGCGCGGCGGTCCTGCGGATCTCGCTCTTCAGCGAGCTGTACCTGCGGTACGTGCAGGCGGCGCTGCGGCCGTACCTGGTGGTGTCCGGAGTGGCGCTGGTGCTGCTGGGCCTGGCCATGGCCGCCGTACGGCGACCGGCGCACGACGACCAGGAGACGGCGCGCGTGGAGGGGGCGGATGAGGGCCACGGCGAGGGGCGTGAGGGTGAGGATGGTCATGACCACGGGCACGGCCCCCGTGTCGCCTGGCTCCTCACCCTCCCCGCCGTCGCCCTGCTGCTCTTCCCGCCGCCCGCCCTCGGCTCCTACAGCGCGGAGCGCGAGGCCGCCCAGCGGGCCGCGCAGGGCGTCGGGACCTTCCCGGCGCTCCCGGCCGCGGACCCCGTCGAGCTGACCGTCGGCCAGTTCGACTCCCGGGCGATCTACGACAGCGGGCGCTCGCTGAAGGCCCGTTCCGTCCGGATGACCGGGTTCGTCACCCATGGCGACGACGGCACCTGGTACGTCACCCGGCTCATGGTCACCTGCTGTGCCGCCGACGCCACGACCAGCAAGGTCGAGGTACGCGGTGACGACGCACCGCCGGTCGACAGCTGGGTCACCGTCACCGGCGTCTGGCACCCCAAGGGCGAGCTGGGCGCGGACTCGGCCTGGCCGCCCGTTCTGGACGCGACGTCGATGAAGCGGGTGAAGCAGCCGGCGGATCCGTACGAGCAACGGTGA
- a CDS encoding nucleoside hydrolase → MTGQRIPVIIDCDTGVDDALALLFAVRHPALDLRAVTCVAGNTDVDGVVRNTLTVLEQAGAPGIPVARGAERPLIEPVRTARHVHGEDGMGDLGLPAPTRVPVDVDAVTLLRREILASPLPVTLIPMAPLTNIALLLRTHPEVVRNIERIVFMGGAVATGNATPVAEFNVWHDPEAAAVLLTAGVPITMYGLDVFKEVLVPAADVERLRASSEPRLRLAGQLLAHRDPATSGDPTPTGGLGDAGAVCAVVDPAGITTERLPVEVNLAPGPARGQTIVDRRPRPGESEIHEGFREQPLVDVALGVDVERYVKLWLTTVETP, encoded by the coding sequence GTGACCGGTCAGCGCATCCCGGTGATCATCGACTGCGACACCGGTGTCGACGACGCCCTGGCCCTGCTGTTCGCCGTACGGCACCCCGCGCTCGACCTGCGCGCGGTGACCTGCGTGGCCGGGAACACCGACGTGGACGGGGTCGTCCGCAACACCCTGACCGTGCTGGAACAGGCGGGTGCCCCCGGGATACCGGTCGCCCGGGGCGCCGAACGCCCGCTGATCGAGCCCGTCCGCACGGCCCGGCATGTGCACGGCGAGGACGGGATGGGCGACCTGGGGCTTCCCGCGCCGACCCGGGTCCCGGTGGATGTGGACGCCGTGACGCTGCTGCGCCGCGAGATCCTCGCCTCCCCGCTCCCGGTCACGCTCATCCCCATGGCGCCCCTGACGAACATCGCCCTCCTGCTGCGCACCCACCCCGAGGTGGTGCGCAACATCGAGCGGATCGTGTTCATGGGCGGCGCGGTGGCCACCGGGAACGCCACACCGGTCGCGGAGTTCAACGTGTGGCACGACCCGGAGGCGGCGGCGGTCCTGCTCACCGCCGGGGTACCGATCACCATGTACGGTCTCGACGTGTTCAAGGAGGTCCTGGTCCCGGCCGCCGACGTCGAGCGGCTGCGCGCCAGTTCGGAACCCCGGCTCCGGCTGGCCGGCCAACTCCTCGCCCACCGTGACCCGGCCACCTCCGGCGACCCCACCCCCACGGGCGGCCTCGGCGACGCGGGCGCGGTCTGCGCGGTCGTCGACCCGGCGGGCATCACCACCGAACGGCTGCCGGTCGAGGTGAACCTGGCCCCCGGCCCCGCCCGCGGCCAGACCATCGTCGACCGCCGCCCACGCCCCGGCGAGTCCGAGATCCACGAGGGCTTCCGCGAACAACCCCTGGTGGACGTGGCGTTGGGCGTCGACGTGGAGCGCTACGTGAAGCTGTGGCTGACGACCGTGGAGACGCCGTAG
- a CDS encoding GAF and ANTAR domain-containing protein — translation MRAADVIAEGLRGAAPGEIPGRLCTVAVELLPVTGASVSLRSDGMPVQLSASSDQASHLSEIQATLGEGPCTYAAQTGAPVLASDLTNGRDAHRWPILAQQAAAAGVQAVYSLPLGSDAVCVGTLDLYRRTPGGLTAEELRTAELVAGVMTAALMALPRGEENGHGGEEPWLSGLATDHDEVYQAIGMIMVQLGVASEEALARLRAHAFSHDRTALEVARDVVSHRERFDRDL, via the coding sequence GTGCGGGCGGCCGACGTGATCGCGGAGGGCCTGCGGGGCGCGGCACCCGGGGAGATTCCCGGACGCCTGTGCACGGTGGCGGTCGAGCTGTTGCCGGTGACCGGCGCGAGCGTGTCGCTGCGCAGTGACGGCATGCCCGTCCAGCTGAGCGCGAGCAGCGACCAGGCATCCCACCTGTCGGAGATCCAGGCCACCCTGGGCGAGGGACCCTGCACGTACGCGGCCCAGACCGGCGCCCCGGTACTCGCCTCCGACCTCACGAACGGGCGGGACGCTCACCGCTGGCCGATCCTCGCCCAGCAGGCGGCGGCCGCCGGAGTGCAGGCCGTGTACTCGCTGCCCCTGGGAAGCGACGCCGTGTGCGTGGGCACGCTCGACCTCTACCGCCGCACCCCCGGTGGGCTCACCGCCGAGGAACTGCGTACCGCGGAGCTCGTGGCCGGTGTCATGACGGCGGCCCTGATGGCGCTGCCCCGGGGGGAGGAGAACGGCCATGGGGGAGAAGAACCCTGGTTGAGCGGTCTGGCCACCGATCATGACGAGGTCTACCAGGCCATCGGCATGATCATGGTGCAGCTCGGTGTCGCCTCGGAGGAGGCGCTGGCCCGGTTGCGCGCCCACGCCTTCTCGCACGACCGCACCGCCCTGGAGGTGGCGCGCGATGTGGTCTCGCACCGGGAGAGGTTCGACCGCGACTTGTGA
- a CDS encoding PLP-dependent aminotransferase family protein has translation MNDYRRIADRLADDIAAGRLAPGERLPPQRVFARRRGIAGSTAGRVYGELVRRGLVVGEVGRGTFVRAAAAAPTGRALTEPVASAPVNLELNYPSAPGQSELLAPALAPLLRPDVLTEALRPAAATGTPAAREAAADVLAGPGWRPAPEQFLFAGNARQAIAAALASLVRPGGRVGVEALTYPVVKEIAARLGIVLVPLVSDEEGVRPESVAAAHRATPLSALYLQPTLHNPTSLTTSDERKRQLADVITGLGIPVVEDRIWSFLADPGTPLAVHAPALTHVVDGLSKRVAPGLTVGFLVVPPHRVDAVAAAVRSGGWSAGRFALEAAVRWAGDGTVARLVAAKRADAAHRQRILARELHGLGFRVRSDPGAYYAWWELPASWRADTFTAAAAAHGIAVTPGPAFAVDPSRTPDAVRLGLASAAEPDLERSLRTLADVARRGRGGR, from the coding sequence GTGAACGACTACCGGCGTATCGCCGACCGGCTAGCCGACGACATCGCCGCCGGACGGCTCGCACCCGGTGAACGGCTGCCCCCGCAGCGGGTGTTCGCGCGTCGACGCGGAATCGCCGGGTCCACGGCCGGACGGGTCTACGGCGAACTCGTGCGCCGCGGACTGGTCGTCGGCGAGGTGGGGCGCGGGACGTTCGTGCGGGCGGCCGCGGCCGCGCCCACGGGCCGGGCGCTGACCGAGCCGGTCGCGTCCGCTCCCGTCAATCTTGAGCTCAACTACCCTTCCGCACCGGGCCAGTCGGAGCTCCTGGCCCCCGCGCTCGCGCCCCTGCTGCGGCCCGACGTCCTGACCGAGGCGCTCCGCCCGGCCGCCGCCACCGGCACCCCCGCCGCCCGGGAGGCGGCCGCCGATGTCCTGGCCGGCCCCGGCTGGCGCCCCGCTCCCGAACAGTTCCTGTTCGCCGGCAACGCCCGCCAGGCGATCGCCGCCGCCCTCGCCTCCCTCGTCCGGCCGGGCGGCCGGGTCGGTGTCGAGGCGCTGACGTATCCCGTGGTCAAGGAGATCGCGGCCCGGCTCGGCATCGTGCTGGTGCCGTTGGTCTCGGACGAGGAGGGTGTCCGCCCGGAGTCCGTCGCCGCCGCCCACCGCGCCACCCCCCTGTCCGCGCTCTACCTCCAGCCGACCCTGCACAACCCGACGTCCCTGACCACGAGCGACGAGCGCAAGCGCCAACTCGCGGACGTGATCACCGGGTTGGGCATCCCGGTCGTCGAGGACCGCATCTGGTCCTTCCTGGCCGATCCGGGCACCCCGCTGGCCGTGCACGCGCCCGCCCTCACCCATGTCGTCGACGGTCTGTCCAAGCGGGTCGCGCCCGGGCTCACCGTCGGCTTCCTCGTCGTACCGCCGCACCGGGTGGACGCCGTGGCCGCCGCCGTGCGGTCCGGCGGCTGGAGCGCGGGGCGGTTCGCGCTGGAGGCGGCGGTGCGCTGGGCCGGGGACGGGACGGTGGCCCGGCTGGTCGCCGCGAAACGGGCGGACGCGGCGCACCGGCAGCGGATCCTCGCACGGGAGCTGCACGGGCTCGGCTTCCGCGTACGGTCCGATCCGGGCGCGTACTACGCCTGGTGGGAGCTGCCCGCCTCGTGGCGCGCGGACACCTTCACGGCCGCCGCGGCGGCGCACGGGATCGCCGTCACTCCGGGGCCCGCCTTCGCGGTGGATCCCAGCCGCACCCCGGACGCGGTCAGGCTCGGACTCGCGTCGGCCGCCGAGCCGGATCTGGAGCGGTCGCTGCGGACGCTCGCCGACGTCGCGCGACGGGGCCGTGGCGGCCGGTGA
- a CDS encoding ATP-binding protein, translated as MNGETSHVRLLPWTGAQGQPCLLVTDGGGAVSRLADRIEDVQLGLAERLLVRAREVVAAPELSAGELSELTVQLVDALNDALLIAGCRSARLARTEQSGVRGVDGVDGTSGSHPVPVEAVVPLTLPGHDRASARAARRHVRDTTRSWGLPSRATDDLETIAGELVANAVEHSGSHAITVTCALSARSATISVTDEGGGTRMPMAPAVPPPPDQEHGRGLLITDALADRWGTRRSVGELTVWAEVSLESLE; from the coding sequence ATGAACGGCGAGACGAGTCACGTACGGCTCCTGCCCTGGACCGGCGCACAGGGGCAGCCCTGCCTGCTCGTCACCGACGGGGGCGGGGCCGTCTCCCGGCTCGCCGACCGGATCGAGGACGTGCAGCTGGGGCTGGCGGAACGGCTGCTGGTGCGGGCGCGGGAAGTGGTCGCGGCGCCAGAGCTGTCTGCCGGTGAACTGAGCGAGCTGACGGTTCAGTTGGTCGATGCCCTCAACGATGCGCTTCTCATCGCCGGGTGCCGGAGTGCTCGTCTCGCGAGGACGGAGCAGTCAGGAGTGCGCGGGGTGGACGGAGTTGACGGGACATCAGGGTCCCATCCCGTCCCGGTGGAGGCCGTCGTCCCGCTCACGCTCCCAGGTCACGACCGCGCCTCCGCCCGCGCCGCACGGCGCCACGTGCGCGACACCACCCGGTCGTGGGGTCTGCCTTCGCGTGCGACAGACGACCTGGAGACGATCGCCGGAGAGCTCGTCGCCAACGCCGTGGAGCACAGCGGGAGTCACGCCATCACGGTCACCTGCGCCCTCTCCGCCCGGTCGGCCACGATCAGCGTGACGGACGAAGGGGGCGGAACACGGATGCCGATGGCTCCGGCCGTGCCCCCGCCGCCGGACCAGGAGCACGGACGCGGTCTGCTGATCACCGACGCGCTGGCCGACCGATGGGGAACGCGACGGTCGGTCGGCGAGCTGACGGTCTGGGCCGAGGTCAGCCTTGAGTCCCTGGAATGA
- a CDS encoding tetratricopeptide repeat protein: MSERDDPVTIGRRVQLLRVERGLTQKQLAEPAYTPAYISTLEAGRVRPSDDALRHLSDRLGVGFEELATGRPARLVIELRLRLTEAQRTLATGEAEAAAEQYARLLAEAESLDLGEVCAAALLGLGECALETGELDEGRRYFERAGEAFGDAPLPVRVPALRGRAVSHYLAGELRYSVYLLESTIDELNRAGLHDPDALLLLYASVIGPYMDMGAHARAAQAAEFALALAPQSGDPALVARMHRAVARTLIAEGRVADADASLAKAAELYRQLHLRTELANCHWMRGYVYAQNGQLELAEEELRQALTMLSARRAALYSSQAAVELADVLHRRGKSEEAAALLHDVLSDLSPERGALHSAAAHRLLGIIAEDARDTDAAEEHYVRALSLLERAGAAGDLADLCRLLGDLLRRTGRVEAALDAYRTGLGHRTAPGTTTLGPAPAQPSL; this comes from the coding sequence ATGTCGGAGCGCGACGACCCGGTGACGATCGGGCGCAGGGTGCAGCTCCTGCGCGTGGAACGCGGGCTGACCCAGAAGCAGTTGGCCGAGCCCGCCTACACCCCGGCGTACATCTCCACCCTGGAGGCCGGCCGGGTCCGTCCCTCCGACGACGCGCTCCGGCATCTCTCCGACCGGCTCGGCGTCGGTTTCGAGGAACTGGCGACCGGGCGGCCGGCCCGGCTCGTCATCGAGCTGCGGCTCAGGCTCACCGAGGCCCAGCGCACCCTCGCCACCGGAGAGGCCGAGGCGGCCGCCGAGCAGTACGCCCGCCTGCTCGCCGAGGCCGAGTCGCTCGACCTCGGGGAGGTGTGCGCGGCGGCCCTGCTCGGGCTCGGCGAATGCGCCCTGGAAACCGGCGAGCTGGACGAGGGGCGCCGCTACTTCGAGCGGGCCGGGGAAGCGTTCGGGGACGCCCCGTTGCCGGTCCGCGTCCCGGCCCTGCGCGGACGGGCCGTGTCGCACTACCTGGCAGGTGAACTCCGGTACTCCGTCTACCTGCTGGAGTCCACGATCGACGAACTCAACCGCGCCGGCCTGCACGACCCGGACGCCCTGCTCCTCCTCTACGCCAGCGTCATCGGCCCCTACATGGACATGGGCGCGCACGCCCGGGCCGCCCAGGCCGCGGAGTTCGCCCTCGCCCTCGCCCCGCAGTCCGGCGACCCCGCCCTGGTCGCCCGGATGCACCGCGCCGTCGCCCGCACCCTCATCGCGGAGGGCCGGGTCGCCGACGCCGATGCCTCACTGGCCAAGGCCGCCGAGCTGTACCGGCAGCTGCACCTGCGCACCGAGCTGGCCAACTGTCACTGGATGCGTGGCTACGTGTACGCGCAGAACGGCCAACTGGAGCTCGCCGAGGAGGAGTTGAGGCAGGCGCTCACCATGCTCTCGGCCCGCCGCGCCGCCCTCTACTCCAGCCAGGCCGCCGTCGAGCTCGCCGACGTACTGCACCGGCGCGGCAAGTCCGAGGAGGCCGCCGCCCTGCTGCACGACGTCCTCAGCGACCTCAGTCCCGAACGCGGCGCCCTGCACTCAGCCGCCGCCCACCGCCTCCTCGGCATCATCGCCGAGGACGCCCGGGACACCGACGCCGCCGAGGAGCACTACGTCCGCGCGCTCAGCCTGCTGGAACGCGCGGGTGCCGCCGGCGACCTGGCCGACCTGTGCCGGCTGCTGGGGGACCTGCTGCGCCGTACCGGACGCGTGGAGGCGGCGCTGGACGCCTACCGGACGGGACTGGGGCACCGTACGGCCCCCGGGACGACCACCCTGGGGCCCGCGCCCGCACAGCCTTCTCTTTGA
- a CDS encoding endonuclease/exonuclease/phosphatase family protein: protein MDNQRGRRGGSWTAALLFAGVSVVVGCRAADTDAITPVPQLLAFLPWLLAPAGLGLALALLARWWTGVVWALVVLGALAWFIEPYGKTAEPGGPPLATLRVLTSNVEFGRAATPLVTAVRRERPDVVFVEECEYTCDATLKRDLGTAYPYRRAVAAGGSKGSVILSRFPLKGTDGVPGTMGMPGALADVDGHPVRLQLAHPMPPLPGQLDVWRRELGALREFAADRADTPTVLAGDFNASQDHAAFRRLLDTGLGDTARLAGADRTPTWPARTAPRLGAQIDHVLVSEDFSARDARFLALADTDHRALIVEVTLHGRP from the coding sequence ATGGACAACCAGCGGGGACGGCGAGGCGGCAGCTGGACCGCGGCACTGCTGTTCGCCGGAGTCAGCGTGGTCGTCGGATGCCGGGCCGCCGACACCGACGCCATCACCCCCGTCCCGCAGCTCCTCGCCTTCCTCCCCTGGCTGCTCGCGCCCGCCGGACTGGGTCTGGCCCTCGCGCTGCTCGCCCGGTGGTGGACCGGAGTGGTGTGGGCGCTCGTGGTCCTCGGAGCGCTGGCCTGGTTCATCGAGCCGTACGGCAAGACCGCCGAACCCGGCGGGCCGCCGCTCGCCACGCTCCGCGTGCTCACCTCGAACGTCGAGTTCGGGCGGGCCGCCACCCCCCTCGTCACCGCCGTCCGCCGCGAGCGACCCGACGTCGTGTTCGTGGAGGAGTGCGAGTACACCTGCGACGCCACGCTGAAGCGGGATCTCGGCACCGCCTACCCGTACCGGCGGGCCGTGGCGGCGGGCGGGTCGAAGGGCTCCGTCATCCTCAGCCGCTTCCCCCTGAAGGGCACCGACGGCGTGCCCGGCACCATGGGCATGCCCGGGGCCCTCGCCGACGTGGACGGGCACCCCGTACGGCTGCAACTCGCGCACCCCATGCCCCCGCTGCCCGGCCAGCTCGACGTCTGGCGGCGGGAGCTGGGCGCCCTGCGCGAGTTCGCCGCCGACCGCGCGGACACCCCGACCGTCCTGGCCGGCGACTTCAACGCCTCCCAGGACCACGCGGCCTTCCGACGCCTCCTCGACACCGGCCTGGGTGACACCGCCCGCCTCGCCGGAGCCGACCGCACCCCCACCTGGCCGGCCCGCACCGCGCCCAGGCTCGGCGCGCAGATCGACCACGTCCTCGTGTCCGAGGACTTCTCCGCACGCGACGCCCGCTTCCTCGCCCTGGCCGACACGGACCACCGGGCCCTGATCGTCGAGGTCACGCTGCACGGGCGGCCATGA
- a CDS encoding permease, with the protein MENQRTVGDGLWLAVRALVYAVLGGAALIAIATVVSVLGPMLALDLYTPPVAAWWTVFTAVAVQGVPFLLLGTVVSAAIGAFVPEQVFRRLLPRNQALAVPVAGAAGVVLPGCECASVPVAGSLMRRGVAPAAALAFLLSAPAINPVVLVATSIAFPGRPMMVLGRLVASLTTAVVMGWLWARFGREKWLRLPERRTSSDTDGGGLRAFGAGLQHDFLHAGGFLVLGAAAAATFNIVVPRSVLDLFTGSAWLSVLLLAVLAVVLCVCSEADAFVAASLSGFSPTARLTFMVVGPMVDLKLIALQAGTFGRAFAVRFSSVTWVVAVATSTLVGWWLL; encoded by the coding sequence ATGGAGAACCAGAGAACGGTGGGCGACGGGCTGTGGCTCGCCGTGCGCGCCCTCGTGTACGCCGTACTCGGTGGCGCCGCGCTGATCGCCATCGCGACCGTCGTCTCCGTGCTCGGGCCGATGCTCGCGCTCGACCTGTACACCCCGCCCGTCGCGGCCTGGTGGACCGTCTTCACGGCGGTCGCGGTCCAGGGCGTACCGTTCCTGCTCCTCGGGACGGTCGTCTCCGCGGCGATCGGCGCCTTCGTACCGGAGCAGGTATTCCGTCGGCTGCTCCCCCGCAACCAGGCCCTCGCCGTGCCGGTCGCGGGCGCCGCGGGGGTCGTCCTGCCGGGCTGCGAGTGCGCGTCCGTGCCGGTGGCCGGGAGCCTGATGCGGCGCGGGGTCGCTCCCGCCGCCGCCCTCGCCTTCCTCCTCTCCGCGCCCGCGATCAACCCCGTGGTCCTGGTCGCGACCTCCATCGCCTTCCCCGGCCGGCCGATGATGGTGCTCGGCCGGCTGGTCGCCTCGCTCACCACGGCCGTGGTGATGGGCTGGCTGTGGGCCCGCTTCGGGCGCGAGAAGTGGCTGCGGCTGCCCGAGCGCCGTACGTCCTCGGACACGGACGGCGGCGGTCTGCGCGCCTTCGGTGCCGGGCTCCAGCACGACTTCCTGCACGCGGGCGGTTTCCTGGTGCTCGGCGCGGCGGCCGCGGCGACCTTCAACATCGTCGTCCCCCGCTCCGTGCTGGACCTCTTCACCGGCTCGGCGTGGCTGTCGGTGCTGCTGCTGGCCGTCCTCGCCGTCGTGCTGTGCGTGTGCAGCGAGGCCGACGCGTTCGTCGCCGCCTCGCTCAGCGGCTTCTCGCCGACCGCCCGGCTGACGTTCATGGTGGTGGGGCCGATGGTCGACCTGAAACTGATCGCGTTGCAGGCGGGGACCTTCGGCCGCGCCTTCGCCGTGCGCTTCTCCTCCGTGACCTGGGTGGTGGCCGTGGCGACCAGCACACTGGTGGGGTGGTGGTTGCTGTGA
- a CDS encoding tellurite resistance TerB family protein, whose protein sequence is MPLWDKLKDQAKTLQQSQGGRGGPTGGRSAPTGGRSGTGSGGGSRAQLVGVLKTQLGTLKTELKSGAYRDASMAMCALVAAADGHVDAAEQQQVESLILSNDVLQNFPPEQLRQRFHKHVSLLTRDFQQGRAEAMQEIAKAAKKPTEARAVIQTGIVIAGADGHLSQAEQTVLREACAALGVSPAEFQL, encoded by the coding sequence ATGCCGCTGTGGGACAAGCTCAAGGACCAGGCCAAGACACTGCAGCAGTCTCAGGGCGGGCGCGGTGGCCCGACCGGCGGGCGCAGCGCCCCGACCGGCGGGCGCAGCGGCACGGGGTCCGGCGGTGGTTCGCGCGCCCAGCTGGTCGGTGTGCTGAAGACGCAGCTCGGCACGCTCAAGACCGAGCTGAAGAGCGGTGCCTACCGGGACGCGAGCATGGCCATGTGCGCACTGGTCGCGGCGGCCGACGGGCACGTGGACGCGGCCGAGCAGCAGCAGGTGGAGTCGCTGATCCTCAGCAACGACGTGCTGCAGAACTTCCCGCCGGAGCAGCTGCGGCAGCGCTTCCACAAGCACGTCAGCCTGCTCACCCGGGACTTCCAGCAGGGCAGGGCCGAGGCGATGCAGGAGATCGCCAAGGCCGCCAAGAAGCCGACCGAGGCACGGGCGGTGATCCAGACCGGCATCGTCATCGCCGGCGCGGACGGCCACCTCTCCCAGGCCGAGCAGACGGTGCTCAGGGAGGCCTGCGCGGCCCTGGGGGTGTCTCCGGCGGAGTTCCAGCTCTGA